In Diachasmimorpha longicaudata isolate KC_UGA_2023 chromosome 7, iyDiaLong2, whole genome shotgun sequence, the following proteins share a genomic window:
- the LOC135164602 gene encoding uncharacterized protein LOC135164602 isoform X2 — translation MVKWIVPAAFLFALNLSAEPSIVINIPEDGEYRTLSSTYPGFSEKNEDFANLTKHPCHRPCKNHSIPMECYYSFKVESYRTMSKACYDCPQNISHCFLPDCIAADGFERSLQVVNRQLPGPPIEICQGDRLIVDVTNLLFAETTSLHWHGSTFRYHYTAATSGTHFWHSHSGFQRGDGVFGPLIVHPYENRDHHKELYDIDEHIITILDWDHMSGNDKFLAHHHSTGNNKPLNLLVNGLGPYDSNHIDERILMNMPYAEFIVDQGLRHRFRLINAGFLNCPIEVSIDNHTMYIVSTDGNDIKPVKASSLVTYAGERFDFIVEMNRQIDNYWIRFRGLMDCDERFLNVKQKAILRYKGAVKRLPEENEYRVNFRHDSDVNNEPAVVVNALNKGTESTDIISIPLLKSVDPDDEGNLVEPDYQFYLAYDFYDKNNPHFNPKNIYSSHQVAARIFTPQLNHISMKLPNFPLLPQRNSITPDQFCNSSTVGDCKHKYCACTHVLQVNRGSVVELVLVDEGVTYDANHPFHLHGSAFRVIAMQRIGKSVTVDQIKELDAAGRIERRLDSAPIKDTVTVPDGGYTIVRFYADNPGYWLLHCHIEFHVEIGMAVIFKIGEHKEMKSVPVDFPECGNWKPTGPPEFVAKPTFAPNNPVYNEVLIPAKQNINLKDLEYLSSSNTLPLFFQKMVVFITITVMMLF, via the exons ATGGTGAAGTGGATAGTTCCGGCAGCTTTCTTATTTGCATTAAATTTATCTGCTGAAC CATCAATAGTCATTAATATACCTGAAGATGGAGAGTACCGGACCTTATCGTCCACCTACCCTGGCTTCTCCGAAAAGAACGAAGATTTCGCCAATCTTACAAAGCACCCCTGCCATCGTCCCTGCAAGAATCATTCTATCCCCATGGAATGTTACTACTCCTTCAAAGTGGAATCATACAGAACCATGAGTAAAGCTTGCTACGATTGTCCTCAGAATATCTCACATTGCTTTCTTCCTGATTGCATTGCAGCCGATGGTTTCGAACGATCACTACAGGTTGTAAATCGTCAGTTGCCCGGCCCTCCCATTGAG ATTTGTCAAGGAGACAGGCTCATTGTGGATGTAACAAACCTTCTATTCGCGGAGACTACATCCTTGCATTGGCATG GTTCAACATTTCGATATCATTACACTGCAGCAACTTCCGGAACGCACTTCTGGCATTCCCATTCAG GATTTCAAAGAGGTGATGGAGTGTTTGGCCCTCTAATCGTCCACCCGTATGAAAATAGAGATCATCATAAAGAGCTTTACGACATCGATGAACATATAATTACGATACTTGACTGGGACCATATGAGCGGCAACGACAAATTTCTCGCTCATCATCATTCAACTGGGAACAATAAACCCCTAAACCTTCTTGTCAATGGATTGGGACCCTATGACTCAAATCATATTGACGAGAGGATTCTCATGAACATGCCCTATGCTGAATTCATCGTGGATCAG GGACTCAGACATCGATTTCGTCTCATAAATGCTGGATTCCTCAACTGTCCAATTGAAGTATCGATCGATAATCACACAATGTATATAGTGAGCACCGATGGAAATGACATAAAACCTGTGAAAG CAAGCTCACTAGTGACTTACGCAGGTGAAAGATTTGATTTCATAGTGGAAATGAATCGACAGATCGATAATTACTGGATACGTTTTCGTGGATTGATGGATTGCGACGAGAGATTTTTAAACGTTAAACAAAAAGCCATTCTAAGGTATAAAGGAGCAGTCAAGAGGCTGCCCGAGGAGAATGAATACCGGGTTAATTTCAGACACGATAGTGATGTTAACAATGAACCCGCCGTG gtAGTAAATGCATTAAATAAGGGGACTGAATCGACTGACATAATAAGTATCCCTCTGCTGAAAAGTGTCGACCCTGACGATGAGGGGAATCTCGTAGAACCAGATTATCAATTCTATTTGGcttatgatttttatgataaaaataatccgCATTTCAATCCTAAGAATATATATAGTTCCCATCAGG TTGCTGCACGAATATTCACTCCCCAACTAAACCATATATCGATGAAGTTACCGAATTTCCCACTGCTACCTCAACGCAATTCAATAACACCTGACCAATTCTGCAATTCGTCAACAGTAGGTGACTGCAAGCATAAATACTGTGCGTGCACTCACGTCCTCCAAGTAAATCGCGGCAGTGTTGTAGAACTGGTGTTGGTAGACGAAGGCGTTACATATGATGCAAATCATCCATTTCATTTACATGGAAGTGCATTCCGAGTTATAGCGATGCAACGAATTGGAAAAAGTGTGACTGTTGACCAGATCAAGGAGCTGGATGCAGCTGGCCGCATTGAAAGACGGCTGGATAGTGCTCCTATAAAGGACACAGTTACTGTGCCCGATGGGGGTTATACGATTGTGCGATTCTACGCTGATAATCCAG GTTATTGGTTACTTCACTGCCACATCGAGTTTCACGTGGAAATAGGTATGGCGGTAATATTCAAAATCGGTGAACATAAGGAGATGAAATCAGTACCTGTGGATTTTCCCGAATGTGGCAATTGGAAACCAACAGGCCCTCCCGAATTTGTTGCGAAGCCAACGTTTGCCCCCAACAACCCTGTATATAACGAAGTACTGATACCAGCAAAACAGAACATAAATTTGAAGGACCTTGAATATTTATCATCATCGAATACCCTCCccctatttttccaaaaaatggtTGTGTTTATTACTATCACAGTTATGATGTTATTTTAG
- the LOC135164602 gene encoding uncharacterized protein LOC135164602 isoform X3 — MECYYSFKVESYRTMSKACYDCPQNISHCFLPDCIAADGFERSLQVVNRQLPGPPIEICQGDRLIVDVTNLLFAETTSLHWHGQHHRTSPYMDGVPYITQCPILPGSTFRYHYTAATSGTHFWHSHSGFQRGDGVFGPLIVHPYENRDHHKELYDIDEHIITILDWDHMSGNDKFLAHHHSTGNNKPLNLLVNGLGPYDSNHIDERILMNMPYAEFIVDQGLRHRFRLINAGFLNCPIEVSIDNHTMYIVSTDGNDIKPVKASSLVTYAGERFDFIVEMNRQIDNYWIRFRGLMDCDERFLNVKQKAILRYKGAVKRLPEENEYRVNFRHDSDVNNEPAVVVNALNKGTESTDIISIPLLKSVDPDDEGNLVEPDYQFYLAYDFYDKNNPHFNPKNIYSSHQVAARIFTPQLNHISMKLPNFPLLPQRNSITPDQFCNSSTVGDCKHKYCACTHVLQVNRGSVVELVLVDEGVTYDANHPFHLHGSAFRVIAMQRIGKSVTVDQIKELDAAGRIERRLDSAPIKDTVTVPDGGYTIVRFYADNPGYWLLHCHIEFHVEIGMAVIFKIGEHKEMKSVPVDFPECGNWKPTGPPEFVAKPTFAPNNPVYNEVLIPAKQNINLKDLEYLSSSNTLPLFFQKMVVFITITVMMLF, encoded by the exons ATGGAATGTTACTACTCCTTCAAAGTGGAATCATACAGAACCATGAGTAAAGCTTGCTACGATTGTCCTCAGAATATCTCACATTGCTTTCTTCCTGATTGCATTGCAGCCGATGGTTTCGAACGATCACTACAGGTTGTAAATCGTCAGTTGCCCGGCCCTCCCATTGAG ATTTGTCAAGGAGACAGGCTCATTGTGGATGTAACAAACCTTCTATTCGCGGAGACTACATCCTTGCATTGGCATGGTCAGCATCACCGCACCTCACCATATATGGATGGTGTTCCTTACATCACTCAGTGTCCCATACTTCCAGGTTCAACATTTCGATATCATTACACTGCAGCAACTTCCGGAACGCACTTCTGGCATTCCCATTCAG GATTTCAAAGAGGTGATGGAGTGTTTGGCCCTCTAATCGTCCACCCGTATGAAAATAGAGATCATCATAAAGAGCTTTACGACATCGATGAACATATAATTACGATACTTGACTGGGACCATATGAGCGGCAACGACAAATTTCTCGCTCATCATCATTCAACTGGGAACAATAAACCCCTAAACCTTCTTGTCAATGGATTGGGACCCTATGACTCAAATCATATTGACGAGAGGATTCTCATGAACATGCCCTATGCTGAATTCATCGTGGATCAG GGACTCAGACATCGATTTCGTCTCATAAATGCTGGATTCCTCAACTGTCCAATTGAAGTATCGATCGATAATCACACAATGTATATAGTGAGCACCGATGGAAATGACATAAAACCTGTGAAAG CAAGCTCACTAGTGACTTACGCAGGTGAAAGATTTGATTTCATAGTGGAAATGAATCGACAGATCGATAATTACTGGATACGTTTTCGTGGATTGATGGATTGCGACGAGAGATTTTTAAACGTTAAACAAAAAGCCATTCTAAGGTATAAAGGAGCAGTCAAGAGGCTGCCCGAGGAGAATGAATACCGGGTTAATTTCAGACACGATAGTGATGTTAACAATGAACCCGCCGTG gtAGTAAATGCATTAAATAAGGGGACTGAATCGACTGACATAATAAGTATCCCTCTGCTGAAAAGTGTCGACCCTGACGATGAGGGGAATCTCGTAGAACCAGATTATCAATTCTATTTGGcttatgatttttatgataaaaataatccgCATTTCAATCCTAAGAATATATATAGTTCCCATCAGG TTGCTGCACGAATATTCACTCCCCAACTAAACCATATATCGATGAAGTTACCGAATTTCCCACTGCTACCTCAACGCAATTCAATAACACCTGACCAATTCTGCAATTCGTCAACAGTAGGTGACTGCAAGCATAAATACTGTGCGTGCACTCACGTCCTCCAAGTAAATCGCGGCAGTGTTGTAGAACTGGTGTTGGTAGACGAAGGCGTTACATATGATGCAAATCATCCATTTCATTTACATGGAAGTGCATTCCGAGTTATAGCGATGCAACGAATTGGAAAAAGTGTGACTGTTGACCAGATCAAGGAGCTGGATGCAGCTGGCCGCATTGAAAGACGGCTGGATAGTGCTCCTATAAAGGACACAGTTACTGTGCCCGATGGGGGTTATACGATTGTGCGATTCTACGCTGATAATCCAG GTTATTGGTTACTTCACTGCCACATCGAGTTTCACGTGGAAATAGGTATGGCGGTAATATTCAAAATCGGTGAACATAAGGAGATGAAATCAGTACCTGTGGATTTTCCCGAATGTGGCAATTGGAAACCAACAGGCCCTCCCGAATTTGTTGCGAAGCCAACGTTTGCCCCCAACAACCCTGTATATAACGAAGTACTGATACCAGCAAAACAGAACATAAATTTGAAGGACCTTGAATATTTATCATCATCGAATACCCTCCccctatttttccaaaaaatggtTGTGTTTATTACTATCACAGTTATGATGTTATTTTAG
- the LOC135164602 gene encoding uncharacterized protein LOC135164602 isoform X1 produces MVKWIVPAAFLFALNLSAEPSIVINIPEDGEYRTLSSTYPGFSEKNEDFANLTKHPCHRPCKNHSIPMECYYSFKVESYRTMSKACYDCPQNISHCFLPDCIAADGFERSLQVVNRQLPGPPIEICQGDRLIVDVTNLLFAETTSLHWHGQHHRTSPYMDGVPYITQCPILPGSTFRYHYTAATSGTHFWHSHSGFQRGDGVFGPLIVHPYENRDHHKELYDIDEHIITILDWDHMSGNDKFLAHHHSTGNNKPLNLLVNGLGPYDSNHIDERILMNMPYAEFIVDQGLRHRFRLINAGFLNCPIEVSIDNHTMYIVSTDGNDIKPVKASSLVTYAGERFDFIVEMNRQIDNYWIRFRGLMDCDERFLNVKQKAILRYKGAVKRLPEENEYRVNFRHDSDVNNEPAVVVNALNKGTESTDIISIPLLKSVDPDDEGNLVEPDYQFYLAYDFYDKNNPHFNPKNIYSSHQVAARIFTPQLNHISMKLPNFPLLPQRNSITPDQFCNSSTVGDCKHKYCACTHVLQVNRGSVVELVLVDEGVTYDANHPFHLHGSAFRVIAMQRIGKSVTVDQIKELDAAGRIERRLDSAPIKDTVTVPDGGYTIVRFYADNPGYWLLHCHIEFHVEIGMAVIFKIGEHKEMKSVPVDFPECGNWKPTGPPEFVAKPTFAPNNPVYNEVLIPAKQNINLKDLEYLSSSNTLPLFFQKMVVFITITVMMLF; encoded by the exons ATGGTGAAGTGGATAGTTCCGGCAGCTTTCTTATTTGCATTAAATTTATCTGCTGAAC CATCAATAGTCATTAATATACCTGAAGATGGAGAGTACCGGACCTTATCGTCCACCTACCCTGGCTTCTCCGAAAAGAACGAAGATTTCGCCAATCTTACAAAGCACCCCTGCCATCGTCCCTGCAAGAATCATTCTATCCCCATGGAATGTTACTACTCCTTCAAAGTGGAATCATACAGAACCATGAGTAAAGCTTGCTACGATTGTCCTCAGAATATCTCACATTGCTTTCTTCCTGATTGCATTGCAGCCGATGGTTTCGAACGATCACTACAGGTTGTAAATCGTCAGTTGCCCGGCCCTCCCATTGAG ATTTGTCAAGGAGACAGGCTCATTGTGGATGTAACAAACCTTCTATTCGCGGAGACTACATCCTTGCATTGGCATGGTCAGCATCACCGCACCTCACCATATATGGATGGTGTTCCTTACATCACTCAGTGTCCCATACTTCCAGGTTCAACATTTCGATATCATTACACTGCAGCAACTTCCGGAACGCACTTCTGGCATTCCCATTCAG GATTTCAAAGAGGTGATGGAGTGTTTGGCCCTCTAATCGTCCACCCGTATGAAAATAGAGATCATCATAAAGAGCTTTACGACATCGATGAACATATAATTACGATACTTGACTGGGACCATATGAGCGGCAACGACAAATTTCTCGCTCATCATCATTCAACTGGGAACAATAAACCCCTAAACCTTCTTGTCAATGGATTGGGACCCTATGACTCAAATCATATTGACGAGAGGATTCTCATGAACATGCCCTATGCTGAATTCATCGTGGATCAG GGACTCAGACATCGATTTCGTCTCATAAATGCTGGATTCCTCAACTGTCCAATTGAAGTATCGATCGATAATCACACAATGTATATAGTGAGCACCGATGGAAATGACATAAAACCTGTGAAAG CAAGCTCACTAGTGACTTACGCAGGTGAAAGATTTGATTTCATAGTGGAAATGAATCGACAGATCGATAATTACTGGATACGTTTTCGTGGATTGATGGATTGCGACGAGAGATTTTTAAACGTTAAACAAAAAGCCATTCTAAGGTATAAAGGAGCAGTCAAGAGGCTGCCCGAGGAGAATGAATACCGGGTTAATTTCAGACACGATAGTGATGTTAACAATGAACCCGCCGTG gtAGTAAATGCATTAAATAAGGGGACTGAATCGACTGACATAATAAGTATCCCTCTGCTGAAAAGTGTCGACCCTGACGATGAGGGGAATCTCGTAGAACCAGATTATCAATTCTATTTGGcttatgatttttatgataaaaataatccgCATTTCAATCCTAAGAATATATATAGTTCCCATCAGG TTGCTGCACGAATATTCACTCCCCAACTAAACCATATATCGATGAAGTTACCGAATTTCCCACTGCTACCTCAACGCAATTCAATAACACCTGACCAATTCTGCAATTCGTCAACAGTAGGTGACTGCAAGCATAAATACTGTGCGTGCACTCACGTCCTCCAAGTAAATCGCGGCAGTGTTGTAGAACTGGTGTTGGTAGACGAAGGCGTTACATATGATGCAAATCATCCATTTCATTTACATGGAAGTGCATTCCGAGTTATAGCGATGCAACGAATTGGAAAAAGTGTGACTGTTGACCAGATCAAGGAGCTGGATGCAGCTGGCCGCATTGAAAGACGGCTGGATAGTGCTCCTATAAAGGACACAGTTACTGTGCCCGATGGGGGTTATACGATTGTGCGATTCTACGCTGATAATCCAG GTTATTGGTTACTTCACTGCCACATCGAGTTTCACGTGGAAATAGGTATGGCGGTAATATTCAAAATCGGTGAACATAAGGAGATGAAATCAGTACCTGTGGATTTTCCCGAATGTGGCAATTGGAAACCAACAGGCCCTCCCGAATTTGTTGCGAAGCCAACGTTTGCCCCCAACAACCCTGTATATAACGAAGTACTGATACCAGCAAAACAGAACATAAATTTGAAGGACCTTGAATATTTATCATCATCGAATACCCTCCccctatttttccaaaaaatggtTGTGTTTATTACTATCACAGTTATGATGTTATTTTAG